In Bacillus rossius redtenbacheri isolate Brsri chromosome 15, Brsri_v3, whole genome shotgun sequence, one genomic interval encodes:
- the LOC134539395 gene encoding uncharacterized protein LOC134539395 isoform X2 encodes MEFDRFWKLGDYTAQNTYIGSLVTEYPKKRQYGRDPKKKQFSRIFRLSSVRVCRNMFCKTIAISPCRVNTALKKVNGRLPLNDQRGVQQGGWNKTSDIKLEKVIAHIKSVPTYTSHYCRDSVSSKYLPRDMTLEKMYSAYKSETEYPVSLATYKRVFYDKFDLKIKPLKKDTCNKCDTLHNQIQCGNENSAEVKEERQNHLQIATDAQTMLKSDMKLAKDCADIECLTYDMEKTLPLPRIPTSIMFYKRQLWLYNLGIHSGKDENGYCYVWLEGEAGRGAQEIGSCLRKHITSTLNSDVETLILWSDSCGGQNRNIKMVLMMKEILHNHPRLKKIILRYLVSGHSFLPNDRDFADIVRALKYQQRLYTPADYIDVMKTCRKKKPLIVSKMNPGDFLGTKRIEGSITNRKMSEDNRKVSWLNARQITLKREEPFLLYITTDFKSEDELVINIKKSTRGRPKADDIWKLIPLWPNGKPITAAKMADIESIKHLIPADAVDFYRNLTAANDAQEDDVDGFNNTLDFDIQE; translated from the coding sequence ATGGAATTTGACAGATTCTGGAAGTTGGGTGATTACACAGCACAAAATACATATATAGGGAGCCTTGTAACAGAATACCCTAAAAAGCGACAGTATGGACGTGATCCGAAAAAGAAGCAGTTTTCGAGAATTTTTCGTTTATCATCAGTACGAGTATGTAGAAATATGTTCTGCAAGACAATAGCTATCTCTCCATGCAGGGTTAACACGGCACTTAAAAAAGTGAATGGTCGCCTACCTTTAAATGATCAAAGAGGAGTTCAGCAAGGAGGCTGGAACAAAACATCTGACATCAAATTGGAGAAAGTTATAGCCCATATTAAAAGTGTACCAACATACACCTCACACTATTGTAGGGACAGTGTTTCTTCTAAATATTTGCCACGAGACATGACACTGGAGAAGATGTACAGTGCTTACAAAAGTGAAACAGAATACCCTGTGAGCCTTGCCACCTACAAAAGAGTATTTTACGATAAATTTGACTTAAAAATCAAACCTCTAAAAAAAGACACGTGTAACAAATGTGATACATTACATAACCAGATTCAGTGTGGCAACGAAAACAGTGCCGAAGTTAAAGAAGAGCGCCAAAATCATCTTCAAATTGCTACTGATGCACAAACCATGTTGAAAAGTGACATGAAACTTGCAAAGGACTGTGCTGATATTGAATGTCTCACTTATGATATGGAGAAAACATTACCATTACCTCGTATCCCAACCAGTATAATGTTTTATAAACGACAGTTATGGTTATACAATTTGGGAATACATAGTGGCAAAGATGAAAATGGTTACTGTTATGTATGGCTAGAAGGAGAAGCAGGTAGAGGAGCGCAGGAAATTGGTTCTTGTCTCCGCAAGCACATCACCAGTACATTAAATTCTGATGTAGAAACACTAATCCTGTGGTCAGATTCTTGCGGTGGACAAAACCGTAATATCAAGATGGTTCTTAtgatgaaagaaattttacacaATCATCCACGATTGAAAAAGATAATACTTAGGTACTTGGTTTCTGGGCATAGCTTTCTCCCTAATGATAGGGATTTCGCAGATATTGTGAGAGCACTCAAGTACCAACAAAGGCTCTACACACCTGCAGATTACATCGATGTTATGAAGACATGCAGAAAAAAGAAACCTCTCATTGTTTCCAAAATGAACCCTGGAGACTTTCTTGGAACCAAAAGGATTGAAGGTTCTATTACTAATAGGAAAATGTCTGAAGACAATCGGAAAGTCAGTTGGCTTAATGCCAGACAAATTACACTAAAGCGCGAAGAACCATTCCTTCTGTACATCACTACAGATTTCAAAAGTGAAGATGAACTTgtaatcaatattaaaaaaagtactagGGGAAGGCCTAAAGCTGATGATATTTGGAAGCTGATTCCACTGTGGCCAAATGGAAAACCCATAACAGCTGCAAAAATGGCTGACATCGAATCCATTAAACATCTCATTCCAGCTGATGCAGTAGATTTTTATAGAAATCTTACGGCCGCCAATGATGCTCAGGAAGATGATGTAGATGGATTCAACAATACATTGGATTTTGACATTCAGGAGTGA
- the LOC134539395 gene encoding uncharacterized protein LOC134539395 isoform X1: protein MLQNTETIPVSAEHVEDAFPVHVSDSIADENGEKNDTESNVSHDVDYNKSHLHHFPGDSSFDSSGGENPEENCKTGRKSRGRKRKIEDQSRSERKRKRNSNQSYYNYKYKHVAHKVFEDYECHCPLQCNQKVGLEERKMEFDRFWKLGDYTAQNTYIGSLVTEYPKKRQYGRDPKKKQFSRIFRLSSVRVCRNMFCKTIAISPCRVNTALKKVNGRLPLNDQRGVQQGGWNKTSDIKLEKVIAHIKSVPTYTSHYCRDSVSSKYLPRDMTLEKMYSAYKSETEYPVSLATYKRVFYDKFDLKIKPLKKDTCNKCDTLHNQIQCGNENSAEVKEERQNHLQIATDAQTMLKSDMKLAKDCADIECLTYDMEKTLPLPRIPTSIMFYKRQLWLYNLGIHSGKDENGYCYVWLEGEAGRGAQEIGSCLRKHITSTLNSDVETLILWSDSCGGQNRNIKMVLMMKEILHNHPRLKKIILRYLVSGHSFLPNDRDFADIVRALKYQQRLYTPADYIDVMKTCRKKKPLIVSKMNPGDFLGTKRIEGSITNRKMSEDNRKVSWLNARQITLKREEPFLLYITTDFKSEDELVINIKKSTRGRPKADDIWKLIPLWPNGKPITAAKMADIESIKHLIPADAVDFYRNLTAANDAQEDDVDGFNNTLDFDIQE from the exons ATGTTACAGAACACTGAGACCATTCCCGTATCTGCTGAACATGTAGAAGATGCGTTTCCTGTACATGTGTCAGATTCCATTGCTGATGAAAATGGAgag AAAAATGATACTGAGTCTAATGTCAGTCATGATGTTGATTATAATAAAAGTCATCTACATCATTTTCCTGGTGACTCATCATTTGATTCCAGTGGTGGGGAAAACCCAGAG GAAAACTGCAAAACAGGGCGAAAGTCAAGAGGAAGAAAAAGGAAAATTGAAGATCAGTCTAGGAGTGAAAGGAAGAGGAAACGAAATAGCAACCAATCCTACTACAACTACAAGTACAAGCATGTAGCACATAAAGTGTTTGAAGATTATGAATGTCACTGCCCTCTCCAGTGCAATCAGAAAGTGGGTCTTGAAGAGAGGAAGATGGAATTTGACAGATTCTGGAAGTTGGGTGATTACACAGCACAAAATACATATATAGGGAGCCTTGTAACAGAATACCCTAAAAAGCGACAGTATGGACGTGATCCGAAAAAGAAGCAGTTTTCGAGAATTTTTCGTTTATCATCAGTACGAGTATGTAGAAATATGTTCTGCAAGACAATAGCTATCTCTCCATGCAGGGTTAACACGGCACTTAAAAAAGTGAATGGTCGCCTACCTTTAAATGATCAAAGAGGAGTTCAGCAAGGAGGCTGGAACAAAACATCTGACATCAAATTGGAGAAAGTTATAGCCCATATTAAAAGTGTACCAACATACACCTCACACTATTGTAGGGACAGTGTTTCTTCTAAATATTTGCCACGAGACATGACACTGGAGAAGATGTACAGTGCTTACAAAAGTGAAACAGAATACCCTGTGAGCCTTGCCACCTACAAAAGAGTATTTTACGATAAATTTGACTTAAAAATCAAACCTCTAAAAAAAGACACGTGTAACAAATGTGATACATTACATAACCAGATTCAGTGTGGCAACGAAAACAGTGCCGAAGTTAAAGAAGAGCGCCAAAATCATCTTCAAATTGCTACTGATGCACAAACCATGTTGAAAAGTGACATGAAACTTGCAAAGGACTGTGCTGATATTGAATGTCTCACTTATGATATGGAGAAAACATTACCATTACCTCGTATCCCAACCAGTATAATGTTTTATAAACGACAGTTATGGTTATACAATTTGGGAATACATAGTGGCAAAGATGAAAATGGTTACTGTTATGTATGGCTAGAAGGAGAAGCAGGTAGAGGAGCGCAGGAAATTGGTTCTTGTCTCCGCAAGCACATCACCAGTACATTAAATTCTGATGTAGAAACACTAATCCTGTGGTCAGATTCTTGCGGTGGACAAAACCGTAATATCAAGATGGTTCTTAtgatgaaagaaattttacacaATCATCCACGATTGAAAAAGATAATACTTAGGTACTTGGTTTCTGGGCATAGCTTTCTCCCTAATGATAGGGATTTCGCAGATATTGTGAGAGCACTCAAGTACCAACAAAGGCTCTACACACCTGCAGATTACATCGATGTTATGAAGACATGCAGAAAAAAGAAACCTCTCATTGTTTCCAAAATGAACCCTGGAGACTTTCTTGGAACCAAAAGGATTGAAGGTTCTATTACTAATAGGAAAATGTCTGAAGACAATCGGAAAGTCAGTTGGCTTAATGCCAGACAAATTACACTAAAGCGCGAAGAACCATTCCTTCTGTACATCACTACAGATTTCAAAAGTGAAGATGAACTTgtaatcaatattaaaaaaagtactagGGGAAGGCCTAAAGCTGATGATATTTGGAAGCTGATTCCACTGTGGCCAAATGGAAAACCCATAACAGCTGCAAAAATGGCTGACATCGAATCCATTAAACATCTCATTCCAGCTGATGCAGTAGATTTTTATAGAAATCTTACGGCCGCCAATGATGCTCAGGAAGATGATGTAGATGGATTCAACAATACATTGGATTTTGACATTCAGGAGTGA